A genomic region of Ewingella sp. CoE-038-23 contains the following coding sequences:
- a CDS encoding ABC transporter substrate-binding protein, with the protein MQDKYRFTGVKGAAISLILGLCSTQALAVTVTDIAGRTVTVPDNVQRIVLGEGRLFYAVSLLEGQKPFDRIVGWQGDFRKLDPQTYAVYREKFPQIDKIPLIGTTTADSISPEKVLTLRPDIAIFGLAGHGPGRSSELVGQLEKAGVPVVFIDFRTSPLKNTLPSMELLGKVLNREKQAQDYIQFYRNNIKRVTDVTSKVSEENKPKVFIELRASTTDECCRSAGNGNMGDFIDLAGGVNISKPLLPGPLGLVNLEKVIASQPDIYIASGGGAPKKAGDTSLPTSLILGAQVTPQQAQASFTPLLQRKGISTLKAVEEGHSFGIWHNYYNSPYNVLAVQAFAKWFYPQKFADLDPEQTMKQMYQQFLAVEPSGTYWTEAKKQESGQ; encoded by the coding sequence ATGCAGGATAAATACCGTTTTACAGGAGTGAAGGGCGCGGCAATCAGCCTGATTCTGGGGCTTTGCAGCACGCAGGCATTAGCGGTTACCGTAACGGATATCGCCGGGCGAACCGTGACCGTACCGGATAATGTACAGCGCATTGTTTTGGGCGAAGGCCGACTGTTTTACGCGGTTTCTTTGTTGGAAGGGCAGAAGCCCTTTGACCGCATTGTCGGCTGGCAGGGGGATTTCCGTAAACTGGACCCTCAAACCTATGCGGTGTATCGCGAGAAGTTTCCGCAAATTGATAAAATACCGCTGATTGGCACCACGACGGCTGACAGCATCAGCCCGGAGAAGGTGCTGACGCTGCGACCTGATATCGCCATCTTTGGCCTTGCAGGGCACGGCCCCGGCCGCAGCAGCGAGTTAGTCGGCCAGCTTGAGAAAGCGGGCGTGCCGGTGGTGTTTATCGATTTCCGCACCTCGCCGCTGAAAAATACTCTGCCAAGTATGGAATTACTGGGTAAAGTGCTCAACCGTGAAAAGCAGGCGCAGGATTACATCCAGTTTTATCGCAACAATATCAAGCGCGTAACGGATGTCACCAGCAAGGTGAGCGAAGAAAATAAACCGAAAGTGTTTATTGAACTGCGTGCATCAACCACGGATGAATGCTGCCGCTCAGCGGGAAATGGCAATATGGGCGACTTCATCGATTTGGCCGGTGGCGTTAACATTTCCAAGCCGCTGCTGCCGGGTCCGCTGGGACTGGTCAATCTGGAAAAAGTGATCGCTTCCCAGCCGGATATTTACATCGCCAGCGGTGGCGGTGCGCCGAAGAAAGCCGGAGATACCTCACTGCCGACCAGTCTGATTCTGGGCGCGCAGGTGACGCCACAGCAGGCTCAGGCGAGCTTCACGCCGCTGCTTCAGCGCAAGGGGATTTCTACCCTGAAGGCGGTGGAAGAGGGGCACAGTTTCGGTATTTGGCACAATTATTACAACTCACCGTATAACGTGTTGGCGGTGCAGGCGTTTGCTAAGTGGTTCTATCCGCAGAAGTTTGCTGATTTAGATCCTGAGCAGACCATGAAACAGATGTACCAACAGTTTTTGGCGGTAGAGCCTTCCGGCACCTACTGGACTGAAGCCAAAAAACAGGAAAGCGGGCAGTAA
- the cirA gene encoding catecholate siderophore receptor CirA, whose product MVKVTWTPAMKAGLCAQLFTAAFPVFADDAKEAKDNEDQIVVTASSVQQNLKDAPASISVITHDDLNKKPVQNLKDVLKDVPGVQLTSEGDNRQGVSIRGLSSSYTLILVDGKRVNSRNAVFRHNDFDLSWIPTESIERIEVVRGPMSSLYGSDALGGVVNIITRKVGKAWHGTLSADTTVQEHRDRGDSYNSNFFTSGPLIDDMLGVKVYGALGKREKDQTDSSSGSAGLPRIEGYTMRNANAEFTLTPEDNQDLTFGYGFNRQDRDSDTLDKNRLERENYSLGHNGRWGWANTELRFYGENLENKNSDTITSKNNSLDGKIVVPLGEINQLFTLGGEYRNDKLEDNINLSGSGSTQANQYAIFVEDEWRMFENLAFTGGVRMDDHENYGVNWSPRAYLVYNATDTVTVKGGWATAFKAPSLLQLSSDWTSASCRGACQIVGNPDLKPETSESVELGLYYAGEEGLLEDVTASATVFQNDVDDMIGINRTRDRAEAPSYSNFVGFDKSGNPIFKYYNVNKARIRGLETELKLPLSEAFGLKLNYTYNDGRDLSNGGNKPLNTLPFHTANATLDWNPQDDWNLYLTANMKGQTRTVTDNGATPGGYTMWDTGGSYKVNKAVKIRAGVLNLLDKDLNRDAYSYNEDGRRYFVAVDYKF is encoded by the coding sequence ATGGTCAAGGTTACATGGACACCGGCAATGAAGGCCGGATTATGCGCACAGCTGTTCACCGCAGCGTTTCCGGTGTTTGCCGACGACGCTAAAGAGGCAAAGGATAACGAGGATCAGATAGTCGTTACCGCCTCTTCGGTGCAGCAAAACCTCAAAGATGCTCCCGCCAGTATTAGCGTCATCACCCACGATGATTTAAATAAAAAGCCGGTACAAAACCTGAAAGATGTCCTGAAAGACGTGCCGGGCGTGCAGCTCACCAGCGAAGGCGACAACCGTCAAGGCGTCAGTATTCGCGGGCTGAGCAGTAGCTATACGCTGATTTTGGTCGACGGCAAACGCGTTAACTCGCGCAACGCCGTATTCCGCCATAACGATTTTGATCTCAGCTGGATCCCCACAGAGTCCATCGAACGCATCGAAGTGGTGCGCGGGCCGATGTCCTCGCTCTACGGCTCCGACGCGCTGGGTGGCGTGGTCAACATCATCACCCGCAAAGTCGGCAAAGCCTGGCACGGCACCTTAAGTGCGGATACCACCGTGCAGGAGCACCGCGATCGCGGCGATAGCTATAACAGTAATTTCTTCACCAGCGGCCCGTTAATTGACGACATGCTCGGGGTGAAAGTCTACGGCGCATTGGGAAAACGTGAGAAAGATCAGACGGATTCCTCCAGTGGTTCAGCCGGTTTGCCGCGCATTGAAGGTTACACCATGCGCAACGCCAATGCTGAATTCACGCTGACCCCGGAAGATAATCAGGATCTGACCTTCGGTTACGGTTTCAACCGTCAGGATCGCGATTCTGACACGCTGGATAAAAACCGTCTCGAGCGCGAAAACTACTCGCTAGGCCACAATGGCCGCTGGGGCTGGGCGAATACCGAATTGCGCTTCTACGGTGAAAATCTTGAGAATAAAAACAGCGACACTATCACCTCGAAAAACAACTCGCTGGACGGCAAAATTGTCGTGCCTCTGGGTGAAATCAATCAGTTATTCACCCTCGGCGGTGAGTATCGCAACGACAAGCTGGAAGATAATATCAATCTGTCCGGCAGCGGCAGCACTCAGGCCAACCAGTATGCGATCTTTGTCGAAGATGAATGGCGGATGTTTGAAAATCTGGCCTTCACCGGCGGCGTGCGCATGGACGACCACGAAAACTACGGCGTGAACTGGTCGCCGCGTGCTTATTTGGTCTATAACGCTACCGACACCGTGACGGTAAAAGGCGGCTGGGCCACGGCGTTCAAAGCCCCGTCACTGCTGCAACTCAGTTCCGACTGGACCAGCGCTTCCTGTCGCGGTGCCTGTCAAATCGTCGGTAACCCGGACCTCAAGCCAGAAACCAGCGAAAGCGTCGAGCTTGGCCTGTACTATGCGGGCGAAGAGGGCCTGCTGGAAGATGTCACCGCCAGCGCCACGGTGTTCCAGAACGACGTTGACGACATGATTGGTATCAACCGCACCCGCGACCGCGCGGAGGCACCGAGCTACAGTAACTTTGTGGGTTTTGATAAATCGGGCAATCCGATTTTCAAATATTACAATGTCAACAAAGCGCGTATTCGCGGGCTGGAAACGGAGTTGAAGCTGCCGTTAAGCGAAGCCTTTGGCCTGAAGCTTAACTACACCTACAACGACGGGCGCGACTTGAGCAATGGCGGCAATAAGCCACTCAACACGCTGCCGTTCCACACCGCCAACGCCACCCTTGACTGGAACCCGCAGGACGACTGGAATCTTTATCTGACTGCCAACATGAAAGGCCAGACCCGCACCGTGACCGACAACGGCGCGACGCCGGGCGGTTACACCATGTGGGACACCGGCGGTTCATACAAAGTAAACAAAGCCGTGAAGATCCGCGCCGGCGTGCTGAACCTGCTGGATAAAGACTTGAATCGCGATGCTTACAGCTATAACGAGGATGGTCGTCGATACTTTGTGGCGGTTGATTATAAGTTTTGA
- a CDS encoding ABC transporter ATP-binding protein codes for MSDTTLEFTAKTDLNSATQGLQIRGFKAGYPKRLVISDLNVPMLPRGKITVLLGPNGSGKSTLLRSLAGLNRAEGQLILDGHDLMPMPFARRAEQVVYLPQSLPAGVHLHVLESIIVAQRASGSNGKQAETTEQVMTLLQQLGIEHLALSYLDQLSGGQKQLVGLAQSLIRQPSLLLLDEPLSALDLNYQFHVMDLVRKETQKRNIVTVVVVHDINIALRHGDRVLMLKDGNLIADGEPEEVITPDSLARVYGVRGRIERCSQGTPQILIDGLVSAPSI; via the coding sequence ATGTCTGATACCACTTTAGAATTTACTGCAAAAACTGACTTGAACTCGGCCACCCAAGGGCTGCAAATCCGCGGTTTTAAAGCGGGCTACCCGAAACGTTTGGTGATCAGTGACCTCAACGTGCCGATGCTGCCACGGGGTAAAATTACCGTGCTGCTGGGGCCGAACGGCAGTGGGAAATCCACGCTTCTACGCTCGCTGGCCGGGCTGAATCGCGCCGAAGGGCAGCTGATCCTCGACGGCCACGACCTGATGCCCATGCCTTTCGCCCGCCGCGCCGAGCAGGTGGTCTATCTGCCTCAGTCGCTGCCGGCGGGTGTGCATCTGCACGTGCTGGAGTCGATCATTGTGGCTCAACGCGCCTCGGGCAGTAATGGCAAACAGGCGGAAACCACCGAGCAGGTGATGACGCTGTTGCAGCAGCTGGGGATTGAACATCTGGCCCTGAGCTATCTCGACCAGCTTTCTGGTGGTCAGAAGCAGCTGGTGGGCTTGGCGCAGTCGCTGATTCGCCAACCGTCGCTGCTGCTGCTTGACGAGCCACTGTCAGCACTGGACTTGAACTATCAATTCCACGTGATGGACTTAGTGCGCAAAGAGACGCAAAAACGCAATATCGTCACCGTGGTGGTGGTGCATGACATCAATATCGCGCTGCGCCACGGCGATCGCGTATTGATGCTGAAAGACGGCAATCTGATTGCCGATGGAGAGCCGGAAGAGGTGATCACGCCGGACAGTCTGGCACGCGTCTATGGCGTGCGCGGACGTATCGAGCGCTGCTCGCAGGGAACGCCGCAAATCTTGATTGATGGGTTAGTTAGCGCCCCCTCCATCTAA
- a CDS encoding alkylhydroperoxidase domain protein, translating to MTTAQDLLDQLAVIDAGSELAQARETRDAATRHAQGSYETIFSADDGVDFTLAERLLLAENVARWHGDSQLASHYAERLNALPDEGNTARLESALDHGERLSFKPASATAAHLQALQQAGWSLDAIVTLSQLIAFVSFQTRQLRSYRLIGGHSVENASDRKIAAGYWRHDGKTHSGRSAPKVFTQAELGWEPWIPSKKLEEFDAEQQAILARFGHTDSDYFRLLGRNLPVLEQRTLTDKGIFYTSGGLPRKEREIAATVASKINGCIYCASVHSRKASQLSKQTEDVQRLIDTAPGGILSEGQSPRWQVQIDFAAALSATPPTASSAHIARLREEGLSTLEIVDLAQSTAFFAWANRLMLTLGEPFDD from the coding sequence ATGACTACCGCTCAAGATTTGCTCGACCAACTGGCTGTGATTGACGCTGGTTCAGAACTGGCGCAGGCGCGTGAAACTCGCGATGCCGCCACTCGTCACGCCCAAGGGAGCTACGAAACCATTTTTAGCGCCGACGACGGCGTGGATTTCACCTTGGCCGAACGTCTGTTGCTGGCTGAAAACGTCGCCCGCTGGCATGGCGACAGCCAGCTGGCTTCCCACTATGCCGAGCGCCTGAACGCCCTGCCCGATGAAGGCAACACGGCGCGTTTGGAGTCTGCACTCGACCACGGCGAACGCCTGAGCTTTAAACCGGCCAGCGCCACCGCCGCCCACTTACAGGCTTTGCAGCAGGCGGGCTGGTCATTAGACGCCATCGTCACCCTGTCGCAGCTGATTGCTTTTGTCAGTTTCCAGACGCGCCAACTGCGCAGCTATCGCCTGATTGGCGGCCATTCTGTGGAAAACGCCAGCGACAGGAAAATCGCCGCAGGCTACTGGCGTCACGATGGCAAAACCCACAGCGGGCGCTCTGCGCCGAAGGTGTTTACGCAGGCCGAACTGGGCTGGGAGCCGTGGATCCCGTCGAAGAAGCTGGAAGAGTTTGATGCCGAGCAGCAGGCGATTCTGGCGCGCTTCGGCCATACCGACTCCGACTATTTCCGCCTGTTAGGCCGCAACCTGCCGGTCCTTGAGCAACGCACCCTGACCGACAAAGGCATTTTCTACACCAGTGGCGGCCTGCCGCGCAAAGAGCGCGAAATCGCCGCCACCGTTGCCAGCAAAATCAACGGCTGTATCTACTGCGCCTCGGTGCATTCGCGCAAAGCCAGCCAGTTGTCCAAGCAGACCGAAGACGTGCAGCGTCTGATCGACACCGCGCCGGGCGGCATTCTCAGCGAGGGGCAGTCCCCGCGCTGGCAGGTGCAGATCGACTTCGCCGCTGCGCTCTCCGCCACGCCGCCAACCGCCAGCAGCGCCCATATCGCCCGGCTGCGCGAAGAGGGGCTGAGCACGCTGGAAATCGTCGACTTAGCGCAATCCACCGCCTTCTTCGCTTGGGCCAATCGCCTGATGTTAACGCTGGGAGAACCTTTTGATGACTGA
- a CDS encoding putative FMN-dependent luciferase-like monooxygenase has product MSTKRLGFFTRLLDDASPQERYRLATEQIVFAEQQGFDAAWVAQHHFHEAEGGLPAPLVFLAQVAAHTRFIRLGTGVITLAMENALRVAEDTSVLDLLSGGRLEIGLGSGGTPTSFPPFGLESSQRGAVFSHNLNTLLQAWRGEPLAGTDNRLYPAAPQLVNRVWQATFSVEGGTRAGLAGDGLMLSRTQPRPADAPNLTLAEIQNPIIDAYLAALPAGVEPRIMGSRTAFVTEDGAEARRLAEKGLRRQAENHRANGQTVHGDTLDDHIRAFDAHIGSPDQVTASLKLDSALARVTDLSFQVHSIDPPHPYILRSIELLARHVAPELGWTRRTPKSVTSPLHELV; this is encoded by the coding sequence ATGAGTACAAAACGTCTTGGCTTTTTTACCCGTTTATTGGATGACGCCAGCCCGCAAGAGCGCTATCGCTTAGCCACTGAGCAGATCGTTTTTGCCGAACAGCAGGGGTTTGACGCGGCATGGGTGGCGCAGCACCACTTCCACGAAGCCGAGGGCGGCCTGCCCGCGCCGCTGGTGTTTCTGGCACAGGTTGCGGCGCACACCCGTTTCATCCGTCTGGGCACCGGGGTAATCACGCTGGCGATGGAAAATGCACTGCGCGTGGCCGAAGACACCTCGGTGCTGGATTTGCTCTCCGGCGGGCGTCTGGAAATTGGCTTAGGATCGGGCGGCACGCCGACCTCATTCCCGCCATTTGGCTTGGAAAGCAGCCAGCGCGGCGCGGTATTTAGCCACAACCTCAACACATTGTTACAGGCGTGGCGCGGCGAGCCGCTGGCTGGAACCGATAACCGTTTATACCCGGCTGCGCCTCAGCTGGTGAACCGCGTCTGGCAAGCCACGTTTTCCGTTGAAGGCGGCACGCGCGCAGGCTTGGCCGGTGATGGTCTGATGCTGTCACGCACCCAGCCGCGCCCGGCGGATGCGCCTAACCTGACGCTGGCCGAGATTCAAAACCCCATTATTGATGCCTACCTTGCCGCCCTGCCTGCGGGCGTCGAGCCGCGCATCATGGGCTCGCGCACCGCCTTTGTGACCGAAGACGGAGCCGAAGCGCGCCGACTGGCTGAGAAAGGCCTGCGCCGTCAGGCGGAGAACCATCGCGCCAATGGTCAGACGGTTCACGGCGACACCTTGGATGACCATATTCGCGCCTTTGACGCGCACATTGGCTCGCCGGATCAGGTGACGGCTTCCCTGAAACTGGACAGCGCGCTGGCGCGGGTGACCGACCTGTCATTCCAGGTTCACTCGATTGACCCGCCACACCCATACATTCTGCGCTCCATCGAACTGCTGGCCCGCCACGTCGCGCCAGAGCTGGGCTGGACGCGCCGCACGCCAAAATCCGTGACTTCACCTCTGCACGAACTTGTTTAA
- a CDS encoding FecCD family ABC transporter permease, whose amino-acid sequence MSATTDPLLNTSPQADGSVMGRYQNIVRRRLLIMLVLVLAIVASLLIDFVMGPSGLSLGTLWQTLFDSASADAGTRVIVWDIRLPYALMAIAVGMSLGLAGAEMQTILNNPLASPFTLGVSSAAAFGAALAIVLGIGIPGVPDQWFISANAFIFALLAALMLDGITRWTRVASSGVVLFGIALVFTFNALVSLMQFIATEDTLQGLVFWTMGSLARASWVKLGVMLLAFFVLLPWSMMSAWKLTALRLGEDRAISFGIDVRRLRLGTLLRISILSALAVAFVGPIGFIGLVAPHIARLMFGEDHRFYLPASALIGALVLSMASVASKNLVPGVIIPVGIVTSLVGVPFFLSIILRHRGNV is encoded by the coding sequence ATGAGCGCAACTACCGATCCCTTGCTGAATACCAGCCCGCAGGCTGATGGCAGCGTGATGGGACGCTATCAAAATATTGTCCGTCGCCGTCTATTAATCATGTTGGTGCTGGTGCTGGCTATTGTCGCCTCGCTGCTGATCGACTTTGTGATGGGGCCATCGGGGTTGTCGCTCGGTACACTCTGGCAAACGCTGTTTGATTCCGCCTCTGCGGATGCCGGGACACGCGTTATTGTTTGGGATATCCGCCTGCCTTATGCCCTGATGGCTATCGCGGTGGGCATGTCGCTCGGCCTCGCCGGGGCAGAGATGCAGACTATCCTCAACAACCCGCTGGCGTCGCCGTTTACCCTCGGCGTCTCATCGGCGGCGGCCTTCGGTGCTGCGCTGGCGATTGTGCTGGGAATTGGTATTCCGGGCGTGCCGGATCAGTGGTTTATCTCGGCTAACGCCTTCATTTTCGCCTTACTCGCCGCATTAATGCTCGACGGCATCACGCGCTGGACGCGAGTTGCCAGCTCCGGCGTGGTGCTGTTCGGTATCGCGCTGGTCTTTACTTTCAACGCCTTAGTCTCGCTGATGCAGTTCATTGCCACTGAGGATACGCTGCAAGGTCTGGTGTTCTGGACCATGGGCAGTCTGGCGCGTGCCTCTTGGGTCAAACTGGGCGTGATGCTGCTGGCCTTCTTTGTGCTGCTGCCTTGGTCGATGATGAGCGCGTGGAAGCTGACCGCGCTGCGCCTCGGCGAAGACCGCGCCATCAGTTTTGGTATCGACGTGCGCCGTCTGCGCCTCGGCACTCTGCTGCGAATCAGTATTCTTTCCGCGCTGGCGGTGGCGTTTGTCGGCCCAATCGGCTTTATCGGTCTGGTTGCGCCCCACATTGCCCGCCTGATGTTCGGTGAGGATCACCGCTTCTACCTGCCAGCCAGTGCGCTGATTGGTGCTCTGGTGCTGTCGATGGCTTCCGTTGCCTCGAAAAATCTGGTGCCGGGCGTCATTATTCCGGTGGGTATTGTGACTTCTTTGGTTGGCGTGCCGTTCTTCCTGAGTATTATTCTGCGTCATCGGGGGAACGTCTGA
- a CDS encoding AAA family ATPase — protein MKLSDLGHRICILGPSNSGKSTLADAIGKKLDLKIVHLDRLYHLPNTQWQPRPKEEFIALHDEEIKGERWVIDGNYSKLQPQRLARATGIIVLDVSTALSVVRYLNRTLFEKHRYGALEGGKDSLNWDMFHHIIFVTPKSRKRNTKQFAQWTVPKIRLASAREIKKQMREWELV, from the coding sequence ATGAAACTGTCTGATCTTGGTCATCGAATCTGTATTTTGGGTCCTTCTAATAGTGGTAAATCAACGCTTGCTGATGCCATCGGCAAGAAGTTGGATTTGAAGATTGTTCATCTCGACCGGCTGTATCATCTACCTAACACTCAGTGGCAGCCTCGGCCAAAGGAGGAATTCATCGCGCTTCACGATGAAGAGATAAAAGGCGAAAGATGGGTTATTGACGGCAATTATTCGAAGTTGCAGCCACAGCGCCTCGCCAGAGCAACAGGTATTATTGTGCTGGATGTCTCCACGGCATTAAGCGTTGTGCGTTATCTCAATCGGACATTGTTCGAAAAACATCGCTACGGCGCTCTGGAAGGGGGCAAAGACAGCCTGAACTGGGATATGTTCCACCACATCATTTTCGTCACGCCCAAAAGCCGCAAACGCAATACCAAGCAGTTTGCACAATGGACAGTGCCAAAAATCCGGCTGGCCTCGGCAAGAGAAATCAAAAAACAGATGCGCGAGTGGGAGTTAGTTTAG
- a CDS encoding VOC family protein, with protein sequence MTEISTPEQAVETKTEITPHLDHAVINVAGLLDHAQQQFRRLGFQLTPRGHHSLGSSNHLAIFGENYLELLGYEAANEHTRKDLWLAPLGLTGLVWKTQDASAVFQHLQQQDIAGSAPADFFRPVQLNDGSEPNARFRTVPLSAERVANGRSFFCQHITPELVWRIEWQRHPNGVSNITGFVIATSAPQETASVYAELFGESALSHGSQGEVEIKAGRATVRFIPPERATALFGKIPEGENGTARMVALEFATASLDLVRQSLKVGEIAFSDTPEGVVVRAEDALGVALRFTD encoded by the coding sequence ATGACTGAGATTTCAACGCCGGAACAGGCAGTAGAAACGAAAACTGAGATAACGCCGCACCTCGACCACGCGGTGATTAACGTGGCCGGATTGCTGGATCACGCCCAGCAGCAATTCCGCCGCTTGGGCTTCCAGCTCACGCCGCGCGGGCATCATTCGCTGGGTTCGAGCAATCATCTGGCGATTTTCGGCGAGAACTATCTTGAACTTTTAGGTTATGAAGCCGCCAACGAGCACACCCGCAAAGACCTGTGGCTCGCGCCGCTCGGCCTGACCGGGCTGGTTTGGAAAACGCAGGACGCCTCGGCGGTATTCCAGCATTTGCAGCAGCAAGACATTGCAGGCTCAGCGCCCGCCGATTTTTTCCGTCCGGTGCAGCTTAACGACGGCTCCGAGCCGAATGCGCGTTTTCGCACCGTGCCGCTCTCCGCCGAGCGCGTGGCCAATGGCCGTAGCTTCTTCTGCCAGCACATCACGCCGGAGCTGGTGTGGCGCATCGAATGGCAGCGCCACCCGAACGGGGTGAGCAATATCACCGGTTTCGTTATCGCGACCTCCGCGCCGCAGGAGACCGCCAGCGTTTATGCCGAATTGTTCGGCGAGTCGGCGCTGAGCCACGGCTCGCAAGGTGAAGTGGAGATCAAAGCCGGGCGCGCCACGGTGCGTTTCATCCCCCCAGAGCGCGCCACCGCCCTGTTCGGCAAGATCCCCGAAGGGGAAAACGGCACGGCGCGCATGGTCGCGCTGGAGTTTGCCACCGCGTCGCTGGACTTGGTGAGACAAAGTTTGAAAGTCGGCGAAATTGCGTTTTCGGATACGCCGGAAGGCGTTGTGGTCAGAGCTGAAGATGCACTTGGGGTGGCATTACGTTTTACTGACTAG
- a CDS encoding amino acid permease codes for MAQPSTKNSQPVPSGLRRELKARHLTMIAIGGSIGTGLFVASGATVSQAGPGGALLSYALIGIMVYFLMTSLGELAAFMPVSGSFSTYGSKYVEEGFGFALGWNYWYNWAVTIAVDLVASQLVMNYWFPDTPGWIWSALFLGLIFLLNYISVRGFGEAEYWFSLIKVVTVIIFIIVGVLMITGIMRGGESAGWHNWAIGDAPFAGGFASMIGVAMIVGFSFQGTELIGVAAGESENPGKNIPRAVRQVFWRILLFYILAILVISLIIPYTDPNLLRNEVGDISVSPFTLVFRNAGLLSAAAVMNAVILTAVLSAGNSGMYASTRMLFTLASEGKAPRIFAKLSKGGVPRNALYATTVVAALCFLSSMFGNQTVYLWLLNTSGMTGFIAWLGIAISHYRFRRGYVSQGRDLKDLPYLSGFFPFGPIFAFVLCLIITLGQNYQAFLKDTIDWYGVAATYIGLPLFLIIWFGYKWTRGTKVVKYSEMEFPEHQDK; via the coding sequence ATGGCTCAACCATCGACTAAAAATTCGCAGCCGGTACCGTCTGGCCTGCGTCGCGAGCTTAAAGCCCGCCACTTAACTATGATCGCCATTGGCGGTTCAATCGGTACTGGTTTATTTGTTGCCTCTGGGGCGACGGTTTCTCAGGCAGGGCCGGGCGGCGCGCTGCTCTCCTACGCGTTAATCGGCATCATGGTGTACTTCCTGATGACCAGCCTTGGCGAGCTGGCGGCCTTTATGCCGGTTTCCGGCTCCTTCTCAACCTATGGTTCGAAATATGTCGAAGAGGGCTTTGGTTTCGCCCTCGGCTGGAACTACTGGTATAACTGGGCAGTGACCATCGCCGTTGACCTCGTGGCTTCTCAGCTGGTGATGAACTACTGGTTCCCCGACACGCCGGGCTGGATTTGGAGCGCCTTATTCCTTGGCCTGATCTTCCTGCTGAACTACATCTCCGTGCGCGGTTTTGGTGAAGCGGAATATTGGTTCTCGCTGATCAAAGTGGTCACGGTGATCATTTTCATCATCGTCGGCGTGCTGATGATCACCGGCATTATGCGCGGTGGCGAAAGCGCGGGCTGGCATAACTGGGCGATTGGCGATGCGCCGTTTGCGGGGGGTTTTGCCTCGATGATTGGCGTGGCGATGATAGTCGGCTTCTCCTTCCAGGGAACCGAGCTGATTGGCGTTGCCGCCGGAGAGTCTGAAAATCCAGGCAAAAACATCCCACGCGCCGTTCGTCAGGTGTTCTGGCGTATCCTGCTGTTCTATATTCTGGCGATTTTGGTGATCAGCCTGATCATCCCTTACACCGACCCGAATCTGCTGCGCAACGAAGTGGGTGATATCAGCGTCAGCCCGTTCACGCTGGTATTCCGCAATGCGGGCCTGCTGTCAGCGGCTGCGGTAATGAACGCCGTGATCCTGACTGCCGTGCTATCAGCCGGTAACTCAGGCATGTACGCCTCAACGCGCATGCTGTTTACTCTGGCTTCCGAAGGTAAAGCGCCGCGTATTTTTGCCAAGCTGTCCAAAGGCGGCGTACCGCGCAACGCGCTCTATGCCACTACCGTGGTGGCGGCTCTGTGCTTCCTCAGCTCCATGTTCGGCAACCAAACGGTTTACCTGTGGCTGCTGAACACCTCGGGCATGACCGGCTTCATCGCCTGGTTGGGGATTGCGATCAGCCACTATCGCTTCCGTCGCGGCTATGTGTCGCAGGGGCGTGACCTGAAGGACCTGCCTTATCTGTCCGGCTTTTTCCCGTTCGGCCCGATTTTCGCCTTTGTGCTGTGCCTGATTATCACCTTAGGGCAGAACTATCAGGCGTTCCTGAAAGACACTATCGATTGGTATGGTGTGGCGGCGACTTATATTGGCCTGCCGCTGTTCCTGATCATCTGGTTCGGTTACAAGTGGACTCGCGGAACCAAAGTCGTGAAGTACAGCGAAATGGAATTTCCTGAGCATCAAGATAAATAA